From a region of the Paraburkholderia hospita genome:
- a CDS encoding LysR family transcriptional regulator, with amino-acid sequence MPRENFNDLLAFIAVARERSFTRAAAQLGVSQSALSHTIRALETRLGLRLLTRTTRSVAPTEAGERLLETVAPRFEEIEAELAAVTELRDMPTGTIRITATDYATKTILWPRLSKVLRRYPEIKVEIITDYGLSDIVADRYDIGVRNGDQVAKDMIAVRVGPDMRMAVVGTPAYLQKHAAPRTPQDLIAHNCINLRLPTHGGFYAWELRKGKREVQVRVEGQLAFNGTYQMLDAALSGYGLAYIPADIAQPHITAGRLVWVLEDWSPTFAGLHAYYASRRQSSRAMNIVIDALRYSP; translated from the coding sequence ATGCCACGCGAAAATTTCAACGACCTGCTTGCGTTCATCGCCGTCGCACGCGAGCGCAGCTTCACGCGCGCCGCCGCGCAACTGGGCGTATCGCAATCAGCGTTGAGCCACACGATCCGGGCGCTCGAAACGCGACTCGGTCTTCGGCTCCTGACCCGAACGACGCGCAGCGTCGCCCCGACCGAGGCCGGCGAGCGGCTGCTCGAGACCGTCGCGCCTCGTTTCGAGGAAATCGAGGCCGAACTGGCCGCCGTCACCGAACTTCGCGACATGCCGACAGGCACGATCCGCATCACTGCAACCGACTACGCGACCAAGACCATCCTCTGGCCAAGACTGTCCAAAGTGCTTCGCCGCTATCCTGAGATCAAGGTCGAAATCATCACGGACTACGGTCTCTCCGATATCGTCGCGGATCGCTATGACATCGGCGTTCGCAACGGCGATCAGGTCGCGAAGGACATGATCGCCGTCCGTGTCGGCCCCGACATGCGCATGGCGGTCGTCGGCACGCCCGCTTACCTGCAAAAGCACGCGGCCCCCAGGACACCGCAAGACCTGATCGCTCACAATTGCATCAATCTGCGTCTACCTACACATGGCGGCTTCTACGCATGGGAGCTAAGGAAAGGAAAGCGGGAGGTTCAGGTGCGCGTGGAAGGGCAGCTTGCCTTCAATGGCACCTATCAAATGCTCGACGCGGCCTTGTCGGGTTATGGACTCGCCTACATTCCGGCAGACATCGCTCAGCCGCATATCACGGCGGGCCGCCTTGTCTGGGTGCTCGAAGACTGGTCGCCGACATTCGCCGGCCTCCATGCGTATTACGCAAGCCGCCGCCAGTCCTCGCGTGCGATGAACATAGTGATCGACGCGCTCCGCTACAGCCCCTGA